Genomic window (Shewanella psychropiezotolerans):
CGATATTTGGCCATACTAATTCCTGTCCTAATACAAATGCTAACTCTTCAAAAAATAAACGCAGGGTTCTGCCGTTACCTTCCCTAAAAGGGTGAATAATATTAAGTTCACAATAAATGTCGGCAAAAGCAGCAATCAATATTGTTAAGTCAGATATCTCACTAAGATGTGGGATTAAGGAAAATTCCTTTGAGGATTGCTGGACTATGCGGCTAGCAGCGCAAAATCGAGTTCAGCCTTTCGATACATCAATGCTTCTTATTTCACCAGCCCAATTATACATATCTTGAAAAAGGTGGTGGTGAATCGTTTGCAAATGATTAAGAGTAAAGTGAGATAAGG
Coding sequences:
- a CDS encoding Fic family protein; translation: MIAAFADIYCELNIIHPFREGNGRTLRLFFEELAFVLGQELVWPNIDKEEWVQANIAGYNGDLQLLIEIFTIAFNAENHEI